Below is a window of Spodoptera frugiperda isolate SF20-4 chromosome 13, AGI-APGP_CSIRO_Sfru_2.0, whole genome shotgun sequence DNA.
caggaaaaccGGTAAAACctttggtggcgaaacggagttcgccgggattgctatttttttatattaatgtacaGATTATGAACTTAGAGAAACGAAATTTAACTATTAAACATCTCTAAGTTACATTGATGGTCTTAACAAAAgtgtatattttcaaaaataaataatctcatCGATTTCGGCAGGTGTACGAGATGTCTCGCGACCGCAATCTGTACAACAACCTGATCACCAGTCTGTTCCCGAGCATCCATGGCAACAACGAAGTGAAGAGAGGCATACTGCTCATGCTGTTTGGTGGTGTCGCCAAAACTACCGTTGAAGGTATAGTACTGTTCATTATACTATCACAATATTTTTAGCCCATTTTATATGTTCTGACAGTTAGCCAGTTTGTCCACTACTACTATAAATGAAGCGAAATTTATTAGTGTTTAATGTGAAATCCATTACTGCAATTTTTCGTGCTTTGtgttatacctatttatattttttattacttgtcCCAATCAGCACAACTAGGAATTTCTTCTGTATGGGTGTAACACACATTTTCATGTTTAACGCATACACAAAGATATGTTCCAAATATGGTCTGAATCCGCGATACATAGTGTAGCAGTAGTTGCACTAGCCATGGCTCTAACCGTAGATGAGAACTATATATAACATATCAATTGTCATCAGGTACAACTCTTCGAGGCGATATAAACGTGTGCATAGTGGGCGATCCTAGCACGGCTAAGTCCCAGTTACTGAAGCAAGTGAGTGAGATCACTCCGCGCGCCGTCTACACTAGTGGGAAGGCTTCATCCGCTGCCGGTCTCACCGCTGCTGTGGTCAAAGTAAGTTTTGAAAGTCTATTTTCCCTGTATGTTACGAATTTACGATACATGCCATCTATCAGATGGTTCTGATATAACAATTTTTCTGAAAGCATTTCTTAGACTTGACTGTAAATTATAAGGAATTTGCTAAtgcttaataatacttttaaccATCAAGTGACTTCTCTCGTTTTGGGTGTGGCGAgagggcgtgtcagactcttactgagtataAACCAGCTTGCTATGTGCCAGGGCCCTATCACCCTCAAACCTTTATACAGTTGGCATAATGATTTTTACATTTTCTGTTCTTTCTGATCAAATAACTGACTAATTTTCACTTTATTCTAAAGGACGAAGAATCATTTGACTTCGTGATCGAAGCGGGCGCGTTGATGTTAGCCGACAACGGCGTGTGCTGTATCGATGAGTTCGACAAGATGGACGTCGTCGACCAAGTCGCCATCCACGAGGCTATGGAACAGCAAACTATATCTATTGCCAAGGTATGTATGTACTGCGGTGTTGCTTGATACTAGTCAGCCTTCCTTCAACAGTTTACCTAAACTGTATAGAGGAAATAGTTGCTTCACCCCATAGACGTAGCCAGGGGgtttgggggttcaaaccctCCTCGAAAAGTTAAGATAAAATCTGTTTAtaacatattacataatattttttttttctcatgaatgaagaaagttttgttctttttactttcttaaacccctcccgatactaaaacctggctacgcctatgcttCACCCACTTTGTAGATACATAACTAAAACTCAACAGTAATCCTCTCTTTTACCAGGCTGGAGTCCGAGCAACGTTGAACGCGCGTACATCGATCCTCGCCGCAGCCAATCCAATCGGCGGCCGGTACGACAGAGCAAAGTCCCTACAACAGAACGTAGCACTCAGTGCTCCAATCATGTCTCGCTTCGATCTATTTTTCATCCTCATAGATGAGAGCAGTGAGATGGTAGACTACGCTATCGCTAGGAAGATAGTTGATCTGCATTGTAATAAGGAGGAGACTTACGACTGCGTGTATTCAAGGGAAGATTTGCTGAGATACATCGCCTTTGCGCGGTCGTTTAAGCCTATTATTACTGAGGTGAGAACTTTGAAGTTTTGTTGAACATGCTATTCTTTGGAATgacttaaagaaaatatttaaatgtatattattgtatagGAAGCGGGCAAGTTGTTGGTGGAGTACTACACAGTACTGCGGCAGCGcgacggcggcggcgcgggcggcggcggcggcgcctgGCGCATCACGGTGCGCCAGCTGGAGTCCATGCTGCGCCTGGCAGAGGCCATGGCCAAGATGCACTGCAGCGGACACGTCACGCCGCAACACGTGCACGAGGCCTACAGGTACACTACTATTATACACTCACATATTACTACACGTTTTAGCGCCTAAACTAATATAAGTATCCGACAGATTGCTTACACAAATTACGTTCCTTATTACTGGTGCATATAAGCTtttcagacattgtgaaacaagcccCAAATAAGGATCATGTTTCGACACGGATGAGCCGAATCGACCGTAGTAATAAACTGGGTTTCACAGAAAATTGGTGTGAATAAGATTCCCGGTGCCGTTGAGACACAATTCTCTCGAAAAGATGATCTATTCAAGAACACTACTACTGCAATGGGCATCAGTTCTCTGAAAAATACGACCAGCTTAATACCACTTTGGCTTGTTAATCCTTTGGGcataacaaattgtttatttccaGATTACTGAATAAGTCAATCATCAGAGTAGAACAACCAGACATCCACTTAGATGAAGAAGATCCTCAGTATGAGCCCAGCATGGATGTTGATCAGGAAATACCTAATGGAGGAACCGGTAAGtgtaaaatgaattatttcatttaatttagtattgtaCAACAATATATGATAAGGCTCTTTTACgtacatttgtattattttaagccTATCTGGTTAGtaattgggggaggcctatgttcagcagtggatgtcttgtgactgatatgatgatgatgatgtattattttcattgcTAAAATTTGGTTTATTTGCAGAAACTCCAGCGAACGGCGACTCGGCCCCTAAGAAGAAGCTGACGCTTTCGTTTGAAGAGTACAAGTCTCTGAGTGACATGCTGGTCGTGTTCATGAGGAAAGAGGAAGTGGAAGCTGAAACTAGAGGTATTGTGGCTAGACTTGCATgagaaactagcttctgccagcgtcaTCACCCGTATTCCCGGcgtaaaaactgaaaaaaaaactatctctGTGCCAAACGGccaaacatacattcatacaacTTTTTagtcatcactacatagtatgtTAAACTGTCTATATGCTGTCTTTAAAACAGAActgatttaaaaatgaatttttgGTGTGGTTTTTCAATAGATAGAGTGATAGgttaatttatatgtataatgaacATAAAGCCGCGGGAAAAAGCTTGTACGTATTATAACttctagtttataatattagtaggatatttGTCAATTTTGTTGTTCTACTGTATAAAACTTTATAACCTGGACTACCatattaataagaatattttaatatgacaGGAGAAGAAAGTGCTGGTATGCGCAAGAGCGCCGTCGTAAGCTGGTATTTGGAACAACTGGTTGGACAAGGACAAATCGAGAACGAAGACGAGCTGCTCGAGAGGAAGACCTTGGTTGAGAAAGTCATTGATAGGCTGATGTACCATGTAAGTCACTTTTAAGAGCTTAGTCACTGAATAgaggctttttttaaggggggaaaaccatccaatgacttctcccgccttgggcgaggcaagagggagtgtcagacttttactgactaaaaaccaccacattcctagtcctgcttttcgagccggagctccggtaaacccgctagaccGCAGCTTCGGGAATAGAGGCTTGTGTTGCGATTTTGTACCTTATtgatataaagtttaaaatctataaaattgaAGTAACAACAGGGTGGTTGATAAAAAACAAGGCTGTAGTAGAATACTTTCGATCCATCCATCCAATAAATATTCCAATACTAACATTAAGTTTTTGTTACAGGACCAAGTCATTATCCCACTGTCGACTACAGGCCTCAAAGCGACACAGAAGTCTTCAGATCAGGAAATAGAAGATGATCCTCTATTAGTGGTGCATCCAAACTATGTTGTTGATACATAGAGATTAGATTACATTCCGAGATTAAGcttgtctttttttaataaacttttttcaTCATATTCTGTTTTATTCCATACTAGCTACTCTGGCgctgtttcacccgctctgctcggtccCTAATGCTAGTAGCGTGGTGTAATATACTTGCAGTATagcattcctcgataaatatactatccaacacaaagaattattcaaatgggACCAGTAGtcccgaagattagcgcgttcaaacaaactcttcagctttattttaGTAAAGAATATAGAATAGATATAGATTCAATCGCCTCTTCAACACATACCtatgtactaaaattaaataattaatcttgTCTGTACAGcattaaatattgattataaGATATTTCGTAGGAGTTCGCTAACTAGCGAACTTATAACTATAAGGTCAAGATATTTTTGCGATCAAATAGCAGATTTACTTCCAGAAAATTGGTTAGACAAATCATGGGTATAATttcttttgaattattttatagtattgaaCAAACAACCAACTGGCTAATATTTAGTGCCAACACTGCTTTGAAATGATGCAAGATTTgttgtataatttttgtaataaaagtaaaacaagcGTTACCTATTAATAAGCAACttctttattgattttaaacaaaacacttATAATTAACTCGTAAAACATGAAATAGTAAACTAATCATTGGTAAGAAGGTTTTTCACTTTCGTATCGCTATTCAGTGTCTCGTCGACAGTAATATcgattttcttctttttcttatcATCCAAATCTATAACTTCAGCAATGTCCACattcttatatttctttatacatTTTACGTTGATTGTTACTTCGGGCGCGTGCGGCAAGGCCGGTGGTCGAGGGAAAACTGAATTTATTCTTTTCACTGTCAATGTATTCTCAGGAGGTGGTTCATTTGATAAGATCATAGGCCATGTAAACAACAGGTAGAAACGCTCAAGGACTAGGTCTAACAGCTCTTTCGTGATTGGATTCCTTCTGACAAGAACATGTAGGTTCATAGTATCGTTATAACCACCTGGTGTCAGCAAAGCTtgcattatatttttacatcctGTTAAAGTGGCAAGACTTGGGGGGAACACGTAGTTTCGTTGGGCGATCATATTCAGAGCAGGAGACCCCC
It encodes the following:
- the LOC118270792 gene encoding DNA replication licensing factor Mcm6, which encodes MDVADTYATQSQVKDEVGVRCQKLFQDFLDEFKEDNEVKYEKAAKELLKPELSTLEVSFDDVEKYNQNLATTIIEEYYRIYPFLNQAILNYVLSLADTGVKKELQGKECYVSFVDVPTRHKVRELTTAKIGTLIRISGQIVRTHPVHPELVLGTFVCLDCQTVIKNVEQQFKYTIPAICRNPVCANRRRFMLDADKSVFVDFQKVRIQETQAELPRGCIPRSLEVILRAEAVESVQAGDRYDFTGTLIVVPDVGSLSLPGAKAELTTRTRQGNDGQMEGIKGLKALGVRELHYKTAFLACSVQAISRRFGTAEMATDDLTTEDMRKQMTDKEWDKVYEMSRDRNLYNNLITSLFPSIHGNNEVKRGILLMLFGGVAKTTVEGTTLRGDINVCIVGDPSTAKSQLLKQVSEITPRAVYTSGKASSAAGLTAAVVKDEESFDFVIEAGALMLADNGVCCIDEFDKMDVVDQVAIHEAMEQQTISIAKAGVRATLNARTSILAAANPIGGRYDRAKSLQQNVALSAPIMSRFDLFFILIDESSEMVDYAIARKIVDLHCNKEETYDCVYSREDLLRYIAFARSFKPIITEEAGKLLVEYYTVLRQRDGGGAGGGGGAWRITVRQLESMLRLAEAMAKMHCSGHVTPQHVHEAYRLLNKSIIRVEQPDIHLDEEDPQYEPSMDVDQEIPNGGTETPANGDSAPKKKLTLSFEEYKSLSDMLVVFMRKEEVEAETRGEESAGMRKSAVVSWYLEQLVGQGQIENEDELLERKTLVEKVIDRLMYHDQVIIPLSTTGLKATQKSSDQEIEDDPLLVVHPNYVVDT